The Pseudomonas berkeleyensis genome includes a region encoding these proteins:
- the tssB gene encoding type VI secretion system contractile sheath small subunit — protein MAKEGSVAPKERINVTFKPATGGAQEEIELPLKLMVLGDFTQRADDRKIEDRKPISIDKNSFDEVLAKQELNLTFAVPNRLQDEQTDDELAVQLKINSMKDFNPANLVDQVPELKKLMELRDALVALKGPLGNAPAFRKAIESVLSDDDSRDRVLGELGLAAQDKLDS, from the coding sequence ATGGCCAAAGAAGGCTCGGTAGCCCCCAAGGAACGCATCAACGTCACCTTCAAACCCGCCACCGGCGGCGCTCAGGAAGAAATCGAACTGCCCCTGAAACTCATGGTGCTCGGCGATTTCACCCAGCGTGCCGACGATCGCAAGATCGAAGACCGCAAGCCCATCAGCATCGACAAGAACAGCTTCGATGAAGTGCTGGCCAAGCAGGAGCTGAACCTGACCTTCGCCGTGCCGAACCGCCTGCAGGACGAGCAAACCGACGACGAGCTGGCCGTGCAGTTGAAGATCAACTCCATGAAGGACTTCAACCCGGCCAACCTGGTCGACCAGGTGCCGGAGCTGAAGAAACTGATGGAACTGCGCGACGCTCTGGTCGCCCTGAAAGGCCCGCTGGGCAACGCCCCAGCCTTCCGCAAAGCCATCGAGAGCGTGCTCTCCGACGACGACTCGCGCGACCGCGTGCTCGGCGAGCTGGGTCTGGCCGCACAAGACAAGCTCGATTCCTGA
- the tssC gene encoding type VI secretion system contractile sheath large subunit → MSTTSAAVEGGRSAAELGILDRIIAETKLTPDDEAYDIAKRGVSAFIEELLKPQNENEPVKKAMVDRMIAEIDAKLSRQMDEILHHEQFQALESSWRGLKLLVDRTNFRENIKLEILNASKQDLLDDFEDSPEIVQSGLYKHIYTAEYGQFGGQPVGALIANYFFDPSAPDVKTLQYVASVACMSHAPFIAAAGPKFFGLETFTGLPDLKDLKDHFEGPQFTKWQSFREQEDARYVGLTVPRFLLRNPYDPEDNPVKTFVYKENVANSHEHYLWGNTAYAFASRLTDSFAKFRWCPNIIGPQSGGAVEDLPLHHFESMGEIETKIPTEVLVSDRREYELAEEGFIALTMRKGSDNAAFFSANSAQKPKFFGISEEGKNAELNYKLGTQLPYMFIVNRLAHYLKVLQREQIGAWKERTDLELELNKWIRQYVADQENPSSEVRSRRPLRAAQVIVSDVEGEPGWYRVSLNVRPHFKYMGADFTLSLVGKLDKE, encoded by the coding sequence ATGAGCACGACTAGCGCAGCAGTAGAAGGCGGCCGTAGCGCCGCTGAACTCGGCATCCTCGACCGCATCATCGCGGAAACCAAGCTGACTCCGGACGACGAAGCCTACGACATCGCCAAGCGTGGCGTGTCGGCCTTCATCGAAGAGCTGCTCAAGCCGCAGAACGAAAACGAGCCGGTGAAGAAGGCCATGGTCGACCGCATGATCGCGGAGATCGACGCCAAGCTCAGCCGGCAGATGGACGAAATCCTCCACCACGAGCAGTTCCAGGCCCTGGAATCCTCCTGGCGCGGCCTCAAGCTGCTGGTGGATCGCACCAACTTCCGCGAGAACATCAAGCTGGAGATCCTCAACGCCTCCAAGCAGGATCTGCTCGATGACTTCGAAGACAGCCCGGAAATCGTTCAGTCCGGCCTGTACAAGCACATCTACACCGCCGAGTACGGCCAGTTCGGTGGCCAGCCGGTCGGCGCCCTGATCGCCAACTACTTCTTCGACCCGAGCGCTCCGGACGTCAAGACCCTGCAGTACGTCGCCTCGGTGGCCTGCATGTCCCACGCGCCGTTCATCGCCGCCGCCGGCCCGAAATTCTTCGGCCTGGAGACCTTCACCGGCCTGCCGGATCTGAAGGATCTGAAAGACCACTTCGAAGGCCCGCAATTCACCAAGTGGCAAAGCTTCCGCGAGCAGGAAGACGCCCGTTACGTCGGCCTGACCGTACCGCGCTTCCTGCTGCGCAACCCGTACGACCCGGAAGACAACCCAGTGAAGACCTTCGTCTACAAGGAAAACGTGGCCAACAGTCACGAGCACTACCTGTGGGGCAACACCGCCTATGCCTTCGCCAGCCGTCTGACCGACAGCTTCGCCAAGTTCCGCTGGTGCCCGAACATCATCGGCCCGCAGAGCGGTGGCGCGGTTGAAGACCTGCCGCTGCACCACTTCGAGAGCATGGGCGAGATCGAGACTAAGATCCCGACCGAAGTGCTGGTGTCCGACCGCCGCGAATACGAGCTGGCCGAGGAAGGCTTCATCGCCCTGACCATGCGCAAGGGCAGCGACAACGCCGCATTCTTCTCCGCCAACTCGGCGCAGAAGCCGAAGTTCTTCGGCATCAGCGAAGAAGGCAAGAACGCCGAGCTGAACTACAAGCTGGGCACCCAGCTGCCGTACATGTTCATCGTCAACCGCCTGGCTCACTACCTGAAAGTGCTGCAGCGCGAGCAGATCGGTGCCTGGAAAGAGCGTACCGACCTCGAGCTGGAGCTGAACAAGTGGATTCGCCAGTACGTGGCCGACCAGGAGAACCCGAGCTCCGAAGTGCGTAGCCGCCGTCCGCTGCGTGCCGCCCAGGTCATCGTCAGCGATGTCGAAGGCGAGCCGGGCTGGTACCGCGTCAGCCTGAACGTGCGCCCGCACTTCAAATACATGGGTGCCGACTTCACCTTGTCGCTGGTCGGCAAGCTGGACAAGGAGTAA
- the tssE gene encoding type VI secretion system baseplate subunit TssE yields MAYGSLFERLGGEVGQRAGWSREVAAMASVAAHLAKMLSTRAGSVQTLPDYGLPDLNDMRLSLHDSLQQARIAIERFIEAYEPRLTQVRVISLPRTHDPLRQAFAIDAMLEMDGIRRQVSFSASLDGSGQVNVNPGASHVR; encoded by the coding sequence ATGGCCTACGGCAGCCTGTTCGAGCGCCTCGGTGGCGAGGTCGGCCAACGTGCCGGCTGGAGCCGCGAGGTCGCCGCCATGGCCTCGGTGGCTGCCCATCTGGCCAAGATGCTCAGCACCCGTGCGGGCAGCGTGCAAACGCTGCCCGACTACGGGTTGCCCGATTTGAACGATATGCGCCTGTCGCTGCACGACTCGTTGCAGCAGGCGCGTATCGCCATCGAACGCTTTATCGAAGCGTACGAACCACGACTGACCCAGGTACGCGTGATTTCCCTGCCGCGTACCCATGACCCATTGCGTCAGGCCTTCGCCATCGACGCGATGCTGGAAATGGACGGCATCAGGCGTCAGGTCAGTTTCTCCGCGAGCCTGGATGGCAGCGGTCAGGTCAACGTCAACCCAGGAGCGTCACATGTCCGGTAA
- a CDS encoding PAAR domain-containing protein, with the protein MSGKPAARLSDPTACPIPGHGTNPIAAGSPDVLFDSLPAARLGDASACGGAMAGAVIPTVLINGKPAAVVGSVGSHGNAVVAGSGTVLIGG; encoded by the coding sequence ATGTCCGGTAAACCCGCCGCCCGCCTGAGCGATCCCACCGCTTGCCCGATCCCCGGTCACGGTACCAACCCCATTGCCGCCGGCTCGCCTGACGTGCTGTTCGACAGCCTGCCGGCCGCGCGCTTGGGCGATGCCTCCGCCTGTGGCGGCGCCATGGCCGGCGCGGTGATTCCTACCGTGCTGATCAACGGAAAGCCAGCGGCGGTGGTGGGTAGCGTGGGCAGCCATGGCAATGCCGTGGTGGCTGGCTCCGGCACCGTGTTGATTGGCGGTTGA
- a CDS encoding carboxypeptidase-like regulatory domain-containing protein: MNRLLRYSTRWSGLLAVLALQGCVLAPHAAPINPAIGGRLVSAESGQPVQGAALVLEVASDRSHSYEMHSDSQGRFAFAARDDWRLFTVLADAPMCIVVLTAEAQGFQPRHCVWTSRNGCPTQTPPIGDLKLIPAQWNDHRADALLANASDCVDSATWTSR, translated from the coding sequence ATGAATCGCCTCCTGCGCTATTCGACTCGATGGAGCGGTCTGCTCGCTGTGCTTGCGTTGCAGGGCTGCGTGTTGGCACCACATGCGGCGCCGATCAATCCGGCCATCGGTGGGCGTCTGGTTTCTGCCGAGAGCGGGCAGCCCGTGCAAGGTGCGGCACTCGTTCTCGAGGTCGCCAGCGACCGCTCGCACAGCTATGAGATGCACAGCGACAGTCAGGGGCGATTTGCTTTTGCTGCCCGTGACGACTGGCGACTCTTCACGGTGCTCGCCGATGCGCCGATGTGCATCGTTGTCTTGACGGCTGAGGCTCAGGGTTTTCAGCCGCGGCACTGCGTCTGGACGTCCCGTAATGGTTGCCCGACTCAGACTCCACCGATAGGTGATCTGAAACTGATTCCCGCGCAATGGAATGACCACCGCGCCGATGCCTTGCTGGCCAATGCCAGCGACTGTGTCGACTCTGCCACATGGACGAGCCGCTGA
- the tssF gene encoding type VI secretion system baseplate subunit TssF, whose amino-acid sequence MSFNHYYQSELTALRQLGKRFAERSPALAPFLGQAGRDPDVERLLEGFAFLTGRLRQKLDDELPELTHSLMHLLWPNYMRPLPAFSMLQFDPLTRPGPALPVSRGTPVEAKAIEGVTCRFRTCFPTEVLPLALNGLDYSVKGDGALLSLRLAMSADGHIGEIGLNKLRLHLAGERYIGQMLYLALLRNLGSIQLVLLDQAGKPLQDAFGQTLGTLQLKPEQVQPVGFAEDEALIPYPLNTFRGYRYLQEYFAFQEKFLFVDLLGLDAIHSLPEDLLKQARGLELRFDIHKAGVQRIRPTLENVRLYCTPVVNLFQHDAIPIRLDGKQDQYLLLPAEFDSQHCGVFSVDRVTGWKPGGMGYEEYVPFESFEHDPSFDVPVARPHYSVRQQPSMLGDGLETWLSFGLRNLDQHETLSIELTCTNQNLPRQLRLGDICLPSEDTPDFLSFRNISAVTPCYAPPLHRDFLWKLISNMSLNYLSLANVEALKVILETYDLPRYYDQHAERVSKRLLGGLKNIGHRHVDRLHRGLPVRGVRTELTMNPEGYLGEGDLFLFASVLNEFFALYASLNSYHELHVQSTQGELYKWTPRMGQQPLL is encoded by the coding sequence ATGTCTTTCAACCACTACTACCAGAGCGAACTCACCGCCCTGCGCCAACTGGGCAAGCGCTTCGCCGAGCGCAGCCCGGCGCTGGCGCCGTTCCTCGGCCAGGCGGGGCGCGACCCGGACGTCGAGCGTCTGCTCGAAGGCTTCGCCTTCCTCACCGGGCGTCTGCGGCAGAAGCTCGACGACGAGTTGCCGGAGCTGACCCATTCGCTGATGCACTTGCTGTGGCCGAACTACATGCGCCCGCTACCGGCCTTCAGCATGCTTCAGTTCGACCCGCTGACCCGGCCCGGCCCGGCGCTGCCGGTCAGTCGTGGTACGCCGGTGGAGGCCAAGGCCATCGAGGGTGTCACCTGCCGTTTTCGCACCTGCTTCCCCACCGAAGTGCTGCCGCTGGCGTTGAACGGCCTGGATTACTCGGTCAAGGGCGACGGCGCACTGCTCAGCCTGCGTCTGGCCATGAGCGCCGATGGGCATATCGGTGAGATCGGCCTGAATAAGCTGCGCCTGCACCTGGCGGGCGAACGTTATATCGGCCAGATGCTTTACCTGGCGCTGCTGCGCAACCTCGGCAGCATCCAGCTGGTGCTGCTCGACCAGGCCGGCAAGCCGCTGCAGGATGCCTTCGGCCAGACGCTCGGCACCCTGCAGCTCAAGCCCGAACAGGTGCAACCGGTAGGCTTCGCCGAGGACGAGGCGCTGATCCCCTACCCGCTGAACACCTTCCGCGGCTATCGCTATCTGCAGGAATACTTCGCCTTCCAGGAGAAATTCCTGTTCGTCGACCTGCTCGGTCTGGATGCCATCCACAGCCTGCCCGAAGACCTGCTCAAGCAGGCGCGTGGCCTGGAACTGCGTTTCGATATCCACAAGGCCGGCGTGCAGCGCATCCGTCCGACCCTGGAGAATGTGCGCCTGTACTGCACGCCGGTGGTCAATCTGTTCCAGCACGACGCCATTCCGATCCGCCTCGATGGCAAGCAGGATCAATACCTGCTGTTGCCGGCCGAGTTCGATTCGCAGCATTGCGGTGTGTTCTCGGTCGATCGTGTCACCGGTTGGAAGCCGGGCGGCATGGGGTACGAAGAGTATGTGCCGTTCGAGTCGTTCGAGCACGACCCCAGCTTCGACGTGCCGGTGGCGCGCCCGCACTACAGCGTGCGCCAGCAGCCTTCGATGCTCGGCGACGGTCTGGAGACCTGGCTCAGTTTTGGCCTGCGCAACCTCGATCAGCACGAGACGCTGTCCATCGAGCTGACCTGCACCAACCAGAACCTGCCGCGTCAGTTGCGCCTGGGCGATATCTGCCTGCCCAGCGAGGACACCCCGGATTTCCTCAGCTTCCGCAATATCAGCGCGGTCACACCGTGCTACGCGCCGCCGCTGCACCGCGACTTCCTGTGGAAGCTGATTTCCAACATGTCGCTGAACTACCTGTCGTTGGCCAACGTCGAGGCGCTCAAGGTGATCCTCGAGACCTACGACCTGCCGCGCTACTACGACCAGCACGCCGAGCGCGTCAGCAAGCGCCTGCTCGGCGGCCTCAAGAACATCGGCCACCGTCATGTCGACCGCCTGCACCGCGGCCTGCCAGTACGCGGGGTGCGCACCGAACTGACCATGAACCCGGAAGGTTATCTGGGTGAGGGCGATTTGTTTCTGTTCGCCTCGGTACTCAATGAATTTTTCGCCTTGTACGCCAGCTTGAATTCCTACCACGAGCTGCACGTACAGAGCACACAGGGAGAGTTGTACAAATGGACGCCACGCATGGGGCAGCAGCCCCTGCTCTGA
- the tssG gene encoding type VI secretion system baseplate subunit TssG has translation MDATHGAAAPALNRLSRGIREYSLFQAVQLVLERLGAAHPHLDEERLYEYLEFQANPSLGFPGSDIDRVQFFEEDGELRARMRVNLVGLFGGGSPLPAFYSEQALGDSEDGNPTRDFLDLFNNRLQRLLLPIWKKYRYRASFQSGAMDAFSAHLFALIGLGSEQIRQAQELNWKRLLPYLGLLSLRAHSAALIESVLRYYFKHAELFIEQCLERQVTVLEEQRNRLGRANSLLGEDAVLGERVRDRGGKFRIHVRQLGWTRFHEFLPIGTGYQPLCALVRFTLRDPLDYDIRLELRQDEIRDLRIGEENPCLLGWTTWLGRENADGLVTLGSKIH, from the coding sequence ATGGACGCCACGCATGGGGCAGCAGCCCCTGCTCTGAATCGGCTCAGCCGGGGCATCCGCGAGTACAGCCTGTTCCAGGCCGTACAGCTGGTGCTGGAGCGCTTGGGTGCTGCGCATCCGCATCTGGATGAGGAGCGCCTCTACGAGTACCTGGAGTTCCAGGCCAACCCGAGCCTGGGTTTTCCTGGCAGCGATATCGATCGCGTGCAGTTCTTCGAGGAGGATGGCGAGCTGCGTGCCCGCATGCGCGTCAACCTGGTCGGCCTGTTCGGCGGAGGTTCGCCGCTACCGGCCTTCTACAGCGAACAGGCCCTGGGCGACAGCGAGGATGGCAACCCGACCCGCGATTTCCTCGATCTGTTCAACAACCGCCTGCAACGCCTGTTGCTGCCGATCTGGAAGAAGTACCGCTACCGCGCCAGCTTCCAGAGTGGGGCCATGGACGCCTTCTCGGCGCATCTGTTCGCCCTGATCGGCCTGGGCAGCGAGCAGATTCGCCAGGCCCAGGAGCTGAACTGGAAGCGCCTGCTGCCTTACCTCGGCTTGCTCAGTCTGCGCGCTCACTCGGCGGCACTTATCGAGTCGGTACTGCGTTACTACTTCAAGCACGCCGAGCTGTTCATCGAGCAGTGCCTGGAGCGCCAGGTGACGGTGCTGGAGGAGCAGCGCAACCGCCTCGGCCGCGCCAACAGCCTGCTCGGTGAAGACGCCGTGCTCGGCGAGCGCGTGCGCGACCGTGGCGGCAAGTTTCGTATCCACGTGCGCCAGCTGGGCTGGACGCGCTTTCACGAATTCCTGCCGATCGGTACGGGCTACCAGCCGCTCTGTGCGCTGGTGCGCTTCACCCTGCGCGATCCGCTGGACTACGACATCCGCCTGGAACTGCGTCAGGACGAAATCCGCGACCTGCGCATCGGCGAAGAAAACCCCTGCCTGCTCGGCTGGACGACCTGGCTCGGCCGCGAGAACGCCGATGGCCTGGTCACTCTGGGCAGCAAGATTCATTAA